From the genome of Phycicoccus duodecadis:
CAGCACGCGCCGATGCGCGTCGAACCAGGTCAGGACCCGCTCGTGGAGCACCGAGACGGGAGCCGCCACGCGGGGAGCGCCCGGCACGTCAGACGTAGCGCTCGAGGATGCTCGTCTCGGCCAGGCGCGAGAGGCCCTCACGGACCAGGCGCGCGCGGCCCTCGCCGACGCCGTCGACGTCCATGAGGTCGTCGATGTTGGCCGCCAGCAGCTTCTGCAACGAGCCGAAGTGCACCACGAGCCGCTCGACGATGGCACCGGGCAGGCGCGGCACCTTCGAGAGCAGGCGGTGCCCCAAGGGGCTGACCGAGGAGTCGAGGGAGTCGCCGACCACCGTGAAGCCCATGGCCTTGGCGCCGGCCGCCGGGTCGAGCAGCTCGGTGCTGTCGATGGCGGTCAGGTTGGCCACGGCCTCCTCGTGGGAGTAGCCCGCCTTGGTCTCGGGCAGGTAGTCGCGGATGACCAGGCCCAGGTCGTCGGACAGGCCGCCGGTGAGCTCCTCGAGCTGGAGGCTGAGCAGGCGCCCGTCGGTGCCGAGCTGCACGACGTACTCGGCGATCTCGTCCTTGATGCGGCGCACCATCTCGAGGCGCTGCAGGACGTTCGCGACGTCGCGGACGGTGACGAGGTCCTCGATCTCGAGGGCCGAGAGGGTGCCGGTGACCTCGTCGAGGCGGGACTTGTAGCGCTCGAGGGTCTGCAGGGCCTGGTTGGCGCGGGACAGGATGGCGCTGGAGTCCTCGAGGACCACGCGGCGACCCGCGACGTAGAGCTGGATGATGCGCATCGACTGGCTCACCGACACCACGGGGAAGCCGGTCTGCTTGGCGACGCGCTCGGCGGTACGGTGCCGGGTGCCCGACTCCATGGTCTCGATGCCGGCGTCGGGCAGCAGCTGG
Proteins encoded in this window:
- the disA gene encoding DNA integrity scanning diadenylate cyclase DisA, with translation MAGSPNDDELLRTTLAAVAPGTELRDGLERILRGRTGALIVLGHDRVIEQIATGGFPLDIEFSATRLRELAKMDGGVVVDRDVTRILRAATQLLPDAGIETMESGTRHRTAERVAKQTGFPVVSVSQSMRIIQLYVAGRRVVLEDSSAILSRANQALQTLERYKSRLDEVTGTLSALEIEDLVTVRDVANVLQRLEMVRRIKDEIAEYVVQLGTDGRLLSLQLEELTGGLSDDLGLVIRDYLPETKAGYSHEEAVANLTAIDSTELLDPAAGAKAMGFTVVGDSLDSSVSPLGHRLLSKVPRLPGAIVERLVVHFGSLQKLLAANIDDLMDVDGVGEGRARLVREGLSRLAETSILERYV